From Funiculus sociatus GB2-C1, the proteins below share one genomic window:
- the rppA gene encoding two-component system response regulator RppA, producing the protein MRILLVDDEIELAEPLSRLLKREGYSVDVANNGADGSQMAMQGGYDLLILDWMLPQMTGLEICQQMRSLKLTTPVLFLTAKDTLDDRVLGLDAGADDYLVKPFELRELLARVRALLRRSAADASIAPSASNILHVTDLELDCDNQLAYRRGRTIELSEKESQLLAYFMRHAGQLLTHNQIYHHLWDSGEQPSSNVLAALIRLLRRKIEASGETPLIHTVYGKGYRFGDGS; encoded by the coding sequence ATGCGGATTCTTTTGGTAGATGATGAAATTGAGCTTGCTGAACCGCTTTCTCGCTTACTTAAGCGTGAGGGGTACAGTGTTGATGTGGCTAATAATGGCGCAGATGGCAGCCAGATGGCAATGCAAGGCGGTTACGATTTGCTGATTTTGGATTGGATGCTACCGCAAATGACTGGGTTGGAGATTTGTCAGCAGATGCGATCGCTCAAACTTACCACACCAGTTCTGTTTCTCACTGCCAAAGATACTCTAGACGACCGAGTTCTGGGGTTGGACGCGGGTGCTGATGATTATCTGGTGAAGCCGTTTGAACTGCGGGAGTTATTAGCAAGAGTTCGCGCCTTGTTGCGGCGTTCGGCTGCTGATGCGTCTATAGCACCATCAGCATCAAATATACTTCACGTAACAGATTTAGAGCTTGACTGCGACAACCAGCTGGCATATCGTCGAGGACGCACCATTGAGCTATCGGAAAAGGAAAGCCAACTGCTTGCCTATTTTATGCGTCATGCTGGGCAGTTGCTAACTCATAACCAAATTTATCACCATTTGTGGGATTCCGGAGAACAGCCGAGCAGCAACGTTTTAGCAGCTTTAATTCGCCTGTTGCGGCGCAAAATTGAAGCATCTGGGGAAACACCACTAATTCATACTGTTTATGGCAAAGGTTATCGTTTTGGCGATGGTAGTTGA
- a CDS encoding 5'-nucleotidase C-terminal domain-containing protein, which yields MFQQLSGGKRWLLVSSLSLTSALVSTTTHALTLNLLHFSDAESSLLTRTGTVSPTTTPPTTFEYSGVGLFADLIDRQRNASSTDFDLLVTAGDNYLSGPQFQASLSLPEGQQFYDAKALELFNIDVGGIGNHEFDFGPDVLARFIDPESDGTGFRPFVSSNLIIPDNNPLKGLIQPSTIVTKTVNGVQERLGVVGVTTPLLRSISSPEDVGTIGDVVGTPGFAALANQVQTEVDKLTQQGINKVVLVSHLQNINEEKALAGLLKDVDIIVAAGSDTRLANPDDSLLPLTGETPVPSYPLIYDSSTGTQVNSLAAVTGEPVLIVSTDGEYKYLGNLQVEFADGRVTSILEPESGPKRNTSLDGLTPRQDLVEQVQNPVAAFVDRLKQTPVGVTNVALDSIRTNVRAKSTLAGSLIADAVRDAARDGAESVGLDPENILVGIQNGGGIRNDRRFLPGDTISEFDTFDVLPFSNFVSVVTDITASELLEILERAVSGQSAPDVGGGGQFLQLSGLEVVYDVTSPAQVVTADGIITTPGSRIQSIFLDPDNDRTGQFLYDVAQGGFLLNSDQGLFDLATINFTANGGDNFATLANIPQNRKFTLSGVSYQQALEQYIRENLGGTIDESDIKSGEGIRVRDVSSLVAPATGGQVIVPGDGNGVSVPEPTTLLGLVAVGLGLTRLKRRRGN from the coding sequence ATGTTTCAGCAACTTTCTGGTGGCAAGCGCTGGTTGCTAGTATCCAGCTTGAGTTTAACCAGTGCCTTAGTATCCACCACAACACACGCCCTAACACTCAACCTGCTGCACTTCAGCGATGCCGAATCCTCCCTGCTAACCCGGACTGGCACTGTTTCCCCAACGACCACGCCACCGACCACATTTGAGTATAGTGGCGTTGGCTTGTTTGCGGATTTAATCGATAGGCAACGCAACGCCAGCAGCACAGATTTTGACCTACTGGTGACAGCTGGAGATAACTACTTATCAGGGCCGCAATTCCAGGCAAGCCTGAGCCTCCCAGAAGGGCAGCAATTCTACGATGCAAAAGCACTAGAACTATTTAACATTGATGTCGGTGGCATCGGCAACCACGAATTTGACTTTGGCCCAGATGTGCTGGCTAGATTCATCGACCCGGAAAGCGATGGTACTGGTTTCCGTCCCTTCGTCTCCTCCAACCTGATTATTCCAGACAACAATCCCCTCAAAGGATTGATTCAGCCCAGTACCATTGTCACCAAGACCGTTAATGGAGTGCAAGAGCGACTTGGTGTTGTAGGCGTGACAACCCCATTACTGCGCTCAATTTCCAGCCCCGAAGATGTGGGGACAATCGGTGACGTGGTAGGTACTCCTGGTTTTGCCGCCTTAGCCAACCAGGTGCAGACCGAAGTTGACAAACTAACTCAGCAAGGCATCAATAAAGTTGTACTGGTTTCTCACCTCCAGAACATCAACGAAGAAAAAGCTCTAGCAGGTCTACTCAAAGACGTAGACATCATCGTTGCAGCTGGCAGCGATACTCGTCTAGCAAATCCAGATGACTCTTTGCTGCCCCTTACGGGAGAAACGCCAGTTCCCTCTTACCCCCTGATCTATGACTCCAGCACTGGCACACAGGTCAACAGTCTGGCTGCGGTGACGGGCGAACCCGTGCTGATTGTTTCCACAGATGGCGAATACAAATATCTGGGCAACTTGCAGGTAGAGTTCGCTGATGGTAGGGTTACAAGCATTCTAGAACCAGAAAGTGGCCCCAAGCGCAACACAAGTCTAGATGGGCTGACTCCTCGTCAAGATTTGGTAGAGCAAGTTCAGAACCCAGTTGCCGCATTTGTTGATAGGCTGAAACAAACACCAGTTGGAGTAACGAATGTAGCTCTGGACAGCATTCGTACCAATGTTCGTGCCAAAAGTACGCTTGCTGGTAGTTTGATTGCTGATGCTGTGCGTGATGCTGCCCGCGATGGTGCAGAAAGTGTAGGTTTAGATCCAGAAAATATTTTAGTAGGCATTCAGAACGGAGGTGGCATTCGCAACGATCGCCGTTTCTTGCCCGGTGATACGATCTCAGAGTTTGACACTTTCGATGTTCTGCCCTTCTCGAATTTTGTCTCAGTAGTTACAGACATCACAGCGTCAGAACTGCTGGAAATCTTAGAAAGAGCCGTTTCTGGGCAAAGTGCACCCGATGTGGGTGGTGGCGGTCAATTCCTCCAGCTATCCGGGTTAGAGGTTGTTTATGATGTTACCAGCCCTGCTCAGGTGGTGACTGCGGATGGCATCATTACTACTCCTGGCTCGCGCATTCAGAGTATCTTCCTCGATCCTGACAATGACCGGACGGGACAATTCCTCTATGATGTGGCTCAGGGTGGCTTCCTGCTAAACTCTGACCAAGGACTCTTCGATCTGGCAACAATTAACTTTACCGCCAACGGTGGGGACAACTTCGCAACTCTGGCGAATATTCCTCAAAATCGCAAGTTCACGCTCTCAGGTGTTAGCTACCAGCAAGCTCTGGAACAGTATATCCGCGAAAATCTGGGAGGCACAATTGATGAGAGCGATATTAAGAGCGGTGAAGGCATTCGTGTCCGCGATGTCTCATCCTTGGTTGCTCCTGCAACTGGGGGTCAGGTAATTGTACCTGGTGATGGCAATGGTGTTTCCGTGCCAGAACCGACTACGCTACTAGGTTTAGTGGCAGTTGGTCTAGGGCTTACTCGCCTGAAGCGTCGTAGGGGTAACTGA
- a CDS encoding Calvin cycle protein CP12 encodes MSNIQEQIEQERDQARAVCDAKGDTSGECAAAWDAVEELQAEASHKRQQKPKNSLELYCDDNPDAAECRIYEE; translated from the coding sequence ATGAGCAATATCCAAGAACAAATCGAACAAGAACGCGATCAAGCCCGGGCTGTTTGTGATGCCAAGGGTGACACTTCCGGTGAGTGCGCTGCTGCGTGGGATGCTGTTGAAGAACTGCAAGCCGAAGCGTCTCATAAGCGTCAACAAAAACCGAAAAACTCTCTTGAGCTATACTGCGACGATAATCCGGACGCTGCTGAGTGCCGCATTTACGAAGAATAG
- a CDS encoding acyltransferase: MTIENTLPFLSQWARRKESVAIASLGWIPLSPGLKLRKLLYPNIFSRMGNAVYIEPGVKFNHTNCIEIGDKVNIHSGVYLNGRGNNSKICIKEQVKINRGADIKVEINGYIEIGERTSIGSYTCLAGKYLKIGKSCLIASHTTIYASNHIFADPTRKIMDQGVTFEGITIEDDCWLGTGVKVLDGVTIGQGSVIGAGAVVTKDILPYSVAVGVPAKVIQKRNSNSDNSEKITAFVSS, encoded by the coding sequence ATGACCATTGAAAATACATTACCTTTTCTTTCACAGTGGGCGCGTCGGAAAGAATCTGTAGCAATTGCATCCCTGGGATGGATTCCCTTGTCGCCTGGCTTAAAGTTGCGAAAGCTGCTGTACCCTAATATTTTTTCTCGGATGGGCAACGCTGTTTACATTGAACCTGGAGTTAAATTTAACCATACAAATTGTATTGAAATTGGGGATAAAGTAAATATTCACAGCGGCGTTTACTTAAATGGTCGTGGTAACAACAGTAAGATTTGTATTAAAGAGCAAGTCAAAATTAACCGTGGCGCTGATATCAAAGTTGAAATCAACGGCTATATCGAGATTGGCGAACGTACAAGCATTGGTAGTTACACCTGTCTGGCTGGCAAGTACCTTAAAATTGGCAAATCCTGTTTAATTGCATCGCATACAACCATCTATGCCAGCAATCACATTTTTGCAGATCCTACACGCAAAATTATGGATCAGGGCGTTACCTTTGAGGGAATTACAATTGAGGATGACTGTTGGCTAGGCACTGGAGTAAAGGTACTTGATGGAGTCACAATTGGCCAGGGGAGCGTCATTGGCGCAGGCGCAGTTGTCACAAAAGATATTCTACCTTACTCAGTTGCAGTTGGAGTTCCTGCAAAGGTAATTCAAAAGCGAAATAGTAATTCAGACAACTCAGAAAAAATTACTGCTTTTGTAAGCTCTTAA
- a CDS encoding DUF3177 family protein — protein MQNDIWFRPLVWMDYRLGVLFTVIIPLILLIWAFVQRADAIVRLLIIYWRVSSLMAIALYLMIPAWPIAFVASFGSRLLVPISLWFWEDINDDIDDRPLRPLKLALTAWRWAVTVYLTLGALAFLPFLSCAFSPGSIKSPFCDVWLEAPRLYKQFFHAGSTTSPQFLGFLGMVGLIIYVLYLSYFVLIRLGKQGRSAMEQ, from the coding sequence ATGCAAAATGACATCTGGTTTCGACCGCTAGTTTGGATGGACTACCGACTGGGAGTGTTGTTTACTGTTATCATTCCCCTGATTCTGCTCATTTGGGCTTTTGTCCAGAGAGCTGATGCCATTGTCCGCTTGTTAATTATCTACTGGCGCGTCTCTAGTTTGATGGCAATCGCACTTTACCTGATGATTCCTGCATGGCCTATTGCTTTTGTAGCTTCTTTCGGATCTCGCCTTCTGGTTCCCATCTCTCTCTGGTTTTGGGAAGATATCAACGATGACATTGACGACCGGCCCCTGCGTCCTTTGAAACTAGCGCTAACAGCATGGCGTTGGGCTGTGACTGTTTACCTAACCTTGGGCGCTTTAGCTTTTCTGCCTTTCCTGTCTTGTGCGTTTTCCCCTGGATCGATTAAATCTCCATTTTGCGATGTCTGGTTGGAAGCCCCCAGACTTTACAAACAGTTTTTCCACGCCGGTTCCACAACTTCACCCCAATTTTTAGGTTTTCTGGGAATGGTAGGATTGATAATTTATGTATTGTACTTAAGCTATTTTGTCCTGATTCGACTAGGCAAGCAAGGACGCTCGGCTATGGAGCAGTAA
- a CDS encoding FIST signal transduction protein, which translates to MTNQIKWANALSTRPSLEAAVEEVVERATKSLEATADLGLVFISSAYASEYTRLMPLLEERLKTKALIGCGGGGIIGMNSSGEVEEVEGKPALSLTLAHLPGVKVHAFDIAGNALPDLDSPPDEWVELVGVSPADEPQFILLGDPFSSKINDLLQGLDFAYPGSVKVGGLASGRNIGGNAGLFCNYQLYDEGVVGVALSGNIVLETIVAQGCRPIGAPYRVIQGERNIVLSVSQQDNADVSSSDGQSQTPLEALQELIENLSEIDRQLAQDSLFVGIVRDEFKQQLEPGDFLIRNLLGVDPRVGAIAIGDRVRPGQRIQFHLRDAHTSAEDLELLLQHYQKAATGETPTAQEAGALMFSCLGRGERLYQQPNFDSQLFRRYLKNIPVAGFFCNGEIGPVAGSTFLHGYTSVFGICRQYKSAEC; encoded by the coding sequence ATGACTAACCAGATCAAGTGGGCAAACGCCTTATCAACCCGTCCCTCTTTGGAAGCGGCAGTCGAGGAAGTGGTCGAACGCGCCACTAAATCGTTAGAAGCAACTGCTGACTTGGGTTTGGTGTTTATCTCCTCTGCTTATGCAAGTGAGTATACGCGGTTGATGCCATTGCTGGAGGAGCGGCTAAAAACGAAAGCCTTGATCGGCTGTGGTGGCGGCGGCATTATTGGGATGAACTCGTCTGGCGAAGTTGAGGAAGTTGAGGGAAAACCAGCTTTAAGCCTCACCTTGGCTCATCTGCCTGGGGTTAAGGTTCACGCTTTTGATATTGCTGGCAATGCTCTACCTGATTTGGATAGCCCTCCTGATGAATGGGTGGAACTGGTTGGCGTATCGCCTGCTGATGAACCGCAGTTCATCTTGTTAGGTGATCCTTTTTCTTCCAAGATTAACGACCTGCTCCAGGGGCTAGATTTTGCTTATCCGGGATCGGTAAAGGTGGGAGGGTTGGCTAGCGGTCGCAACATTGGAGGCAATGCTGGTTTGTTTTGTAACTACCAGTTATACGATGAGGGCGTTGTCGGGGTTGCCTTGAGCGGGAATATTGTTCTAGAAACGATTGTGGCGCAGGGTTGTCGTCCTATTGGTGCGCCTTATCGGGTAATTCAAGGGGAGCGGAATATTGTGCTGTCTGTTTCCCAGCAGGATAATGCTGATGTCAGCAGCAGCGATGGGCAATCTCAGACACCCCTGGAAGCGCTACAGGAGCTAATTGAGAACCTAAGCGAGATAGATAGGCAGTTGGCGCAGGATTCGCTGTTTGTGGGCATTGTACGGGATGAGTTTAAGCAGCAGCTAGAACCGGGAGACTTTCTCATCCGCAACTTACTGGGGGTAGATCCAAGAGTGGGGGCGATCGCTATTGGCGATCGCGTCCGCCCCGGTCAGCGCATCCAATTCCACCTCCGAGATGCTCACACCTCCGCCGAAGACCTGGAACTGCTACTCCAGCATTATCAAAAAGCAGCCACAGGCGAGACACCCACCGCCCAAGAAGCAGGTGCCTTGATGTTCTCCTGTCTGGGGCGCGGAGAACGACTTTATCAACAGCCTAACTTTGACTCCCAGTTGTTCCGTCGCTATCTGAAAAATATTCCTGTGGCAGGTTTCTTCTGTAATGGCGAAATCGGCCCAGTGGCAGGTAGTACCTTTCTACACGGCTACACCTCGGTTTTTGGCATATGTCGCCAATATAAAAGTGCTGAGTGCTGA
- the hisG gene encoding ATP phosphoribosyltransferase, with translation MITVALPKGALLSDSIRLLQAVGLDFSAFQDSANRQLQIEDPTGTAKALLVRAQDVPVYVEYGQAHLGIVGYDVLREKNPLVANLADLQFGGCRMSVAVRAESPYRSVLELPPHGRVASKYVHCAHEYFDSLDLPVEIVPLYGSVELGPITGMSEAIVDLVSTGRTLRENGLVEIDTLFESTARLIAHPLSYRLNGGDIHKWVEQLRSATLNC, from the coding sequence ATGATTACTGTTGCATTGCCCAAAGGCGCACTCTTATCTGATAGCATTCGGCTGTTGCAAGCTGTCGGACTAGATTTTAGCGCCTTTCAAGATTCTGCCAACCGCCAACTCCAGATTGAAGATCCCACAGGTACAGCTAAAGCGCTACTGGTACGGGCGCAAGATGTCCCTGTTTACGTTGAATATGGGCAAGCGCATTTGGGAATAGTCGGCTATGACGTGCTGCGGGAAAAAAATCCCCTGGTAGCTAATTTAGCCGATCTTCAGTTTGGAGGCTGTCGGATGTCCGTGGCAGTACGTGCCGAAAGTCCATACCGTTCTGTGCTGGAATTGCCGCCTCATGGTCGAGTCGCATCTAAGTATGTTCACTGCGCCCACGAATACTTTGATAGCTTAGATTTACCTGTAGAAATCGTGCCTTTGTATGGTTCAGTGGAACTAGGGCCGATTACGGGAATGTCCGAGGCGATTGTCGATTTGGTTTCCACAGGTCGCACTCTACGAGAAAACGGCTTAGTAGAAATTGATACACTATTTGAGAGTACGGCGCGGCTGATTGCCCATCCTCTCTCATATCGTCTGAACGGTGGCGATATTCATAAATGGGTGGAACAGTTGCGAAGCGCAACGTTGAATTGTTAG
- a CDS encoding acyltransferase, producing MSLVINNEKSQFPSPEHHSLTRLSRVKEAVLTILLGQIRRPVGTIMRKLLYPKMFGWVGKSVYIQTGCEFIGASCIEVGNNVKILRDVRLNACEENSKIRIGSNVCLDRGVDINVVPHEGNCHIEIGEGTHISPYTCLAGPGNIKIGKKCLIASYVGIYANNHNFADPSRYIWNQGVTRKGIVIEDDCWLGAGVKVLDGVTIGQGSVIGAGAVVTKDIPPYSVAVGVPAKVIQKRNIPEQAA from the coding sequence ATGAGTCTTGTTATCAATAATGAAAAATCTCAATTTCCTTCACCAGAACATCATTCTCTTACACGTTTGTCGCGTGTGAAAGAAGCTGTATTGACTATATTATTAGGACAAATTCGGCGGCCCGTAGGCACTATAATGCGGAAACTACTATACCCTAAAATGTTTGGTTGGGTAGGTAAGTCTGTATATATTCAGACTGGGTGTGAATTTATTGGTGCTAGTTGTATTGAGGTTGGGAATAACGTCAAAATTCTCCGTGACGTTCGCTTAAATGCTTGCGAAGAAAATAGTAAGATCCGTATTGGATCTAATGTCTGCCTCGATCGAGGTGTTGATATCAACGTTGTTCCTCACGAAGGTAACTGCCATATTGAAATTGGTGAAGGTACGCACATTTCCCCCTACACCTGTTTAGCTGGCCCCGGTAATATCAAAATTGGTAAAAAGTGTTTAATTGCATCATACGTTGGGATTTATGCAAACAATCATAACTTTGCAGATCCCTCTCGTTATATATGGAACCAAGGAGTCACCCGCAAAGGAATTGTGATCGAGGATGACTGTTGGTTAGGGGCTGGAGTAAAGGTACTTGATGGAGTCACAATTGGTCAAGGTAGCGTCATTGGCGCAGGTGCCGTTGTCACCAAAGATATTCCACCTTACTCAGTTGCAGTTGGCGTGCCTGCAAAGGTAATTCAAAAGCGAAATATTCCTGAACAAGCAGCATAA
- a CDS encoding ABC transporter ATP-binding protein — MTQSPLVSDNLAKPRRRESDWRLFLRLAPYARRSRGLLIISLILLLPLSVAGAIQPIIIGQAISLIRSEQVWPFLRGKPLLDGINILSLLLLVTMVVRLVFTAIQGYTVQKVGQQITAEIRTDLFNHVTSLAVRFFDRTPVGRLITRLTSDVEALGDVFSTGAVGIVSDLVSILVIAITMFALQWQLGLMLVLLLVPVTGLIIYFQQEYRKANYKARDELSALNSTLQENIVGVNVVQLFRREKFNAELFRTTNQRYVREVDKTIFHDSAVSATLEWVALVAIAGVLWLGGILIMGNSINFGTLSAFILYAQRLFDPLRQFAEKFTALQSGFTAVERITDILSEPIEIRDSESSLATLNGQRTTDDGRKGEIRFENVSFAYKNDEYVLKNLNFTIKPGEKVALVGPTGAGKSSIIRLLCRLYDTTQGRIFLDGINIRDLPQQELREHMGVILQDGFLFAGDVKSNITLGDTYSFEEVKAAAQKTNVDSFIEQLPQSYDTQLRERGTNISSGQKQLLAFARAAIRNPRVLVLDEATASLDVATEALIQDALDKLLEGRTAIIIAHRLSTIRNVDRILVLKRGQLVESGSHEELLQQGGLYASLYKLQMLGND; from the coding sequence ATGACTCAATCCCCGCTTGTTTCGGATAATTTGGCAAAACCGCGTCGGCGCGAAAGCGACTGGCGGCTTTTCCTACGACTAGCACCCTATGCGCGTCGCAGTCGTGGTCTACTAATAATTTCTCTCATATTGTTGCTGCCGCTATCCGTAGCAGGAGCTATTCAACCAATCATAATCGGGCAAGCAATCTCGTTGATTCGCTCCGAACAAGTTTGGCCTTTTCTCCGGGGTAAACCTTTATTAGATGGGATCAATATTCTCTCGCTTTTACTGCTGGTAACAATGGTAGTAAGGCTGGTGTTTACAGCAATCCAAGGTTACACGGTGCAGAAGGTTGGGCAGCAAATTACCGCAGAAATTCGTACCGATTTATTTAACCATGTAACCTCTCTGGCAGTGCGGTTTTTTGACCGGACACCAGTGGGGAGATTGATTACGCGCCTCACCAGCGATGTAGAAGCCTTGGGGGATGTCTTTTCTACGGGTGCTGTTGGGATTGTCAGCGATTTAGTCTCGATTTTGGTAATTGCTATCACCATGTTTGCCTTGCAATGGCAACTGGGATTGATGCTGGTGCTGTTGTTGGTACCAGTAACAGGTTTGATTATTTACTTCCAGCAGGAGTACCGCAAAGCTAATTACAAAGCTAGGGACGAACTTTCTGCGCTTAACTCGACGCTGCAAGAAAATATCGTTGGTGTGAACGTGGTGCAGTTGTTCCGGCGGGAGAAATTCAACGCCGAACTGTTTCGCACTACCAACCAGCGATACGTCCGTGAAGTTGATAAAACCATTTTTCACGACTCAGCGGTATCGGCGACCCTGGAGTGGGTTGCCTTGGTAGCGATCGCTGGCGTACTCTGGTTAGGCGGCATCCTGATTATGGGGAATTCCATAAATTTTGGCACCCTATCAGCTTTTATCCTGTATGCCCAGCGTCTATTCGATCCCTTGCGTCAATTTGCCGAAAAGTTCACCGCGCTGCAATCTGGTTTCACCGCTGTCGAGCGCATCACTGATATTCTAAGTGAGCCGATTGAAATCCGCGATTCAGAGTCGTCATTGGCAACGCTCAACGGACAACGGACAACGGACGACGGACGAAAAGGTGAAATTCGCTTTGAAAATGTCTCTTTCGCCTACAAAAATGATGAATACGTCCTCAAAAACCTAAACTTCACCATCAAGCCTGGTGAAAAAGTTGCTCTAGTTGGCCCCACAGGTGCCGGAAAAAGTTCTATTATCCGTCTGCTGTGCCGCCTTTACGACACCACCCAAGGTCGTATCTTCCTTGATGGGATAAACATCCGGGACTTACCGCAACAAGAACTGCGGGAACACATGGGCGTTATTCTTCAGGATGGTTTTCTCTTCGCTGGCGATGTCAAGAGCAATATCACGCTGGGAGACACCTATTCATTCGAGGAAGTTAAGGCAGCAGCTCAAAAAACCAATGTTGATAGTTTCATTGAACAGCTGCCTCAAAGCTACGACACCCAGCTCAGAGAACGAGGCACTAATATTTCTAGCGGACAAAAGCAGTTGTTAGCTTTCGCCCGTGCTGCTATCCGCAATCCCCGTGTCTTAGTGTTAGATGAGGCAACGGCAAGTCTGGATGTTGCTACAGAAGCTTTAATTCAGGATGCTTTAGATAAGTTGCTAGAAGGACGCACAGCTATTATCATCGCTCACCGACTTTCTACTATCCGCAATGTGGATCGGATTTTGGTGTTGAAGCGTGGGCAATTGGTGGAGTCGGGCAGCCACGAAGAATTATTGCAGCAAGGCGGCCTTTATGCGAGTTTGTACAAGTTGCAAATGCTGGGAAATGATTAA
- a CDS encoding metallophosphoesterase family protein yields MSLNFRFAVVSDLHIALPHTISDHPSRFHLVEVSIPALEIVLENLEKLDLDFLLLPGDLTQDGEPDNHAWLAKRLFKLPFPVYVVPGNHDVLSLVSTGQNIGLKDFPYYYQQFGYKNPEQLYYTCEILPGVRLIGLNSNQFDDQGKQIGCLDEQQLAWLRQVLADIDDNELVLVMVHHNVVEHLPGQSQHQLGRRYMLKNAPLLLQILRDSGVNLVFTGHLHVQDIACDRNVFDITTGSLVSYPHPYRILDFRTDNEGRKSLQIDSPRVESVPNYPMLSQKSREWMGDRSVPFMLKLLTDAPLNLPIAEAEKLVPNLRYFWADIANGDALFDFSEFPPAVKRYFESFGAIATDGTPKLIDNSTILFI; encoded by the coding sequence ATGAGTCTGAATTTTCGCTTTGCTGTAGTCAGCGACTTACACATCGCGCTTCCTCACACTATTTCCGATCATCCCAGCCGATTTCATCTGGTGGAAGTAAGTATCCCAGCACTAGAGATTGTACTAGAAAATCTAGAAAAGCTCGACCTAGATTTTCTGTTGTTACCCGGAGATTTAACCCAAGATGGGGAACCAGATAATCACGCTTGGCTTGCTAAGCGTCTGTTCAAGCTACCTTTCCCAGTCTACGTCGTTCCGGGGAATCATGATGTACTGAGTTTAGTATCAACTGGGCAAAATATTGGGCTAAAAGATTTTCCCTACTACTATCAGCAGTTCGGTTATAAAAATCCAGAGCAGCTGTATTATACTTGTGAAATTTTGCCTGGAGTACGGCTAATTGGGCTGAATTCTAATCAGTTTGATGATCAGGGAAAACAGATAGGATGTTTAGATGAGCAACAGTTAGCTTGGCTGCGACAGGTGTTAGCAGATATTGATGATAATGAGTTGGTGCTGGTGATGGTGCATCACAATGTTGTCGAGCATTTGCCTGGACAATCGCAACATCAGCTAGGACGTAGGTATATGCTGAAAAATGCGCCTTTACTGTTGCAAATACTCCGCGATTCTGGAGTAAATCTGGTATTTACAGGGCATTTACACGTTCAGGATATCGCTTGCGATCGCAATGTATTTGATATTACCACGGGTTCTCTAGTTAGCTATCCTCATCCCTACCGGATATTGGATTTTCGCACCGACAATGAAGGCAGAAAATCCTTACAGATTGATTCACCACGGGTAGAATCTGTGCCAAATTACCCAATGCTATCGCAGAAATCGAGAGAGTGGATGGGCGATCGATCTGTTCCCTTTATGCTCAAACTGCTAACCGATGCGCCTTTAAATCTGCCAATAGCAGAAGCAGAAAAATTAGTCCCAAATTTGCGCTATTTTTGGGCAGATATTGCTAATGGCGACGCTTTATTTGACTTTTCGGAATTTCCTCCCGCAGTAAAGCGATATTTCGAGTCATTTGGCGCGATCGCTACCGATGGCACTCCTAAGCTTATCGACAACTCCACAATTTTATTCATTTAA
- a CDS encoding alternative oxidase, whose protein sequence is MIRFLVSVLVFVIDTLYRDRPYQRFYVLETVARVPYFSFLSVLHLYESMGWWRKADWLKVHFAESWNELHHLLIMESLGGNQHWSDRALARTTALIYYWVVVALYIVSPRTAYNFMEMVEEHAYHTYATFLQEHEAELKAQPAPQVAIHYYRDGDLYLFDEFQTGVVPESRRPVVDNLYDVFVNIRDDEDQHVKTMIACQKTDAQNTFQSPHSLPYTEQKVLLPQLSGAEVEYQLATAKS, encoded by the coding sequence ATGATTCGATTTCTCGTTAGCGTGCTAGTGTTTGTTATCGACACGCTTTATCGCGATCGCCCTTATCAACGCTTCTACGTATTAGAAACAGTGGCTCGCGTCCCCTACTTTTCCTTTTTGTCAGTCTTGCACCTTTACGAAAGTATGGGATGGTGGAGAAAAGCTGACTGGCTGAAAGTTCACTTTGCCGAATCTTGGAACGAACTGCACCACCTGCTGATTATGGAATCCTTAGGCGGGAACCAACATTGGAGCGATCGCGCTCTCGCCCGAACTACAGCCCTAATTTACTACTGGGTAGTTGTAGCACTTTACATCGTTTCGCCCCGCACCGCCTACAACTTCATGGAAATGGTGGAAGAACACGCCTACCATACCTACGCGACGTTCTTGCAAGAGCATGAAGCTGAACTAAAGGCGCAACCTGCACCGCAAGTAGCAATTCACTACTACCGCGACGGCGATCTCTACCTATTTGATGAGTTTCAAACTGGTGTAGTACCTGAATCTCGACGGCCTGTAGTTGACAACCTTTATGATGTTTTTGTCAACATTCGGGATGACGAAGACCAACACGTCAAAACCATGATCGCGTGTCAAAAAACCGACGCTCAAAATACTTTCCAGAGTCCCCATTCCCTACCTTACACCGAACAGAAGGTTCTCCTGCCTCAACTATCAGGTGCCGAGGTTGAGTATCAGTTAGCCACTGCTAAAAGTTAA